The following proteins are encoded in a genomic region of Verrucomicrobiota bacterium:
- the mnmA gene encoding tRNA 2-thiouridine(34) synthase MnmA has translation MNVPSQKILVAMSGGVDSSVAALRLRQRGVEVEGAYMKNWINEENVLGDCPWQQDIADARSVAESLGIPFHVFNLMREYRARVVEYLLHGYQSGITPNPDVMCNREMKFGVLLNLAREKGFAAVATGHYARRRQRDDGTWDILEGADDSKDQSYFLALLRQEQIAAARFPVGELRKHEVRALARQHRLRTADKRDSQGICFIGDVKMSDFLRAFVPDQPGPIKDLEGRVLGEHRGLHLYTLGQRRGLRVPSNTPYEAYVVVEKRPGANELIVAFDRPETEGLYARRCRIGSISYTNKAIGSVANIRARPRYRARPAEVRFEPADDRQAWLEFAEPQRALTPGQICALYDGEVLLGGGIFEEVYT, from the coding sequence ATGAATGTGCCTTCACAAAAAATCCTCGTGGCGATGTCCGGCGGCGTTGACAGCAGCGTCGCCGCGCTGCGGTTGCGCCAGCGCGGCGTCGAGGTTGAAGGGGCATACATGAAGAATTGGATCAACGAGGAAAATGTCCTCGGTGATTGCCCCTGGCAGCAGGACATCGCCGACGCGCGGTCGGTCGCAGAGTCGCTCGGCATACCTTTTCACGTGTTTAACCTCATGCGTGAGTACCGGGCCCGGGTGGTCGAATACCTTCTACACGGCTACCAGAGCGGCATCACCCCCAACCCTGACGTGATGTGCAATCGGGAGATGAAATTCGGGGTGCTTCTGAATCTGGCGCGCGAGAAGGGGTTCGCGGCCGTTGCCACCGGACATTATGCGCGCCGCCGTCAGCGCGACGACGGAACCTGGGATATTCTGGAAGGGGCCGACGATTCGAAGGATCAATCCTACTTTCTGGCCCTGCTTCGGCAGGAACAGATTGCGGCCGCCCGTTTTCCGGTCGGAGAACTGCGTAAACACGAGGTCCGCGCCCTGGCCCGCCAGCACCGGTTGAGGACCGCGGACAAGAGGGACAGCCAGGGCATCTGCTTCATCGGCGACGTGAAAATGTCGGATTTCCTGCGGGCGTTTGTGCCGGATCAGCCCGGCCCGATCAAGGACCTTGAGGGACGCGTTCTGGGCGAGCACCGGGGATTGCACCTCTACACGCTCGGCCAGCGGCGCGGGCTGCGCGTGCCGTCCAATACCCCGTACGAAGCTTACGTGGTGGTCGAAAAACGTCCGGGCGCAAATGAGCTTATCGTGGCCTTTGATCGTCCGGAGACCGAGGGGCTGTACGCCCGCCGTTGCCGGATCGGTTCAATTTCTTACACGAACAAGGCGATCGGCTCCGTTGCAAATATCCGCGCGAGACCCCGCTACCGGGCGCGTCCCGCCGAGGTGCGCTTTGAACCGGCGGACGACCGGCAGGCCTGGCTCGAATTCGCCGAGCCGCAAAGGGCCTTAACTCCCGGCCAGATTTGCGCGTTGTACGACGGTGAAGTACTGCTGGGCGGCGGAATTTTTGAGGAGGTTTATACCTGA
- a CDS encoding DNA replication/repair protein RecF: MMLERLVLRDFRCFTRLEAEFHPQVTCIVGRNAIGKTSLLEAIAVLLRLQSPRTGSLQNVIRAGAKGLVVDGLVDRRHLQFYYSPKRRKLALDSVEQKLTTTYLEVARVVYLANSDIDLVRGPAELRRRFLDFLGAQLLANYREILRSYEKALRSRNAYLKMYPSRPREVQAYTKVLLKFGHQLTALRAFLVERLEPEVVRAFATISDRGEVVCLRYLHGATMDFERALHESAAEEERLRTTVVGPHRDDVQFLLHDQPADLFASEGQQRTLAIALKLAQAKLLAADFSRPPILLLDDVFGELDQTRRNRLLQQLPPASQQIVTTTSLNWLAELPAGRVCRLEEGSAPADRIIMDRPSGSSAS, translated from the coding sequence ATGATGCTGGAACGGCTGGTGCTCCGTGATTTTCGATGCTTTACCCGGTTGGAAGCCGAATTCCATCCCCAGGTGACCTGCATCGTCGGCCGAAACGCCATCGGCAAAACGTCTCTCCTGGAGGCGATTGCCGTGCTGCTCCGGCTCCAGTCCCCGCGTACCGGCAGCCTCCAAAACGTGATTCGAGCGGGCGCAAAAGGCTTGGTCGTGGACGGTCTTGTGGACCGGCGGCACCTGCAGTTTTACTACAGCCCCAAACGGCGCAAGCTGGCGCTCGACAGCGTCGAGCAGAAACTCACCACCACTTACCTCGAAGTCGCCCGCGTGGTGTACCTGGCAAATTCCGATATCGACCTTGTCCGGGGTCCGGCCGAACTGCGACGCCGCTTCCTCGATTTCCTCGGCGCCCAGTTGCTTGCAAACTACCGCGAGATCCTGCGGTCGTACGAAAAAGCGCTTCGCTCGCGCAACGCCTACCTCAAGATGTATCCGTCGCGTCCACGCGAGGTACAGGCCTACACCAAGGTCCTCCTGAAGTTCGGCCATCAACTCACCGCCCTGCGGGCTTTTCTGGTTGAACGGCTCGAACCCGAAGTCGTCCGGGCGTTTGCCACGATCAGTGACCGCGGTGAGGTGGTCTGCCTTCGTTACCTGCATGGCGCCACCATGGACTTCGAACGCGCCCTACACGAAAGCGCCGCAGAAGAGGAGAGACTCCGGACAACCGTGGTCGGTCCGCACCGGGACGACGTCCAGTTCCTGCTCCACGACCAACCTGCTGACCTCTTTGCTTCGGAAGGACAACAGCGCACTCTGGCCATTGCCCTTAAGCTCGCGCAAGCCAAGCTTTTGGCGGCCGATTTTTCACGGCCGCCAATCCTGCTTCTGGATGATGTCTTTGGTGAATTGGACCAGACCCGGCGTAACCGCCTGCTCCAGCAGCTCCCGCCGGCTTCTCAGCAAATCGTCACGACCACGAGCCTGAATTGGCTGGCGGAACTTCCCGCCGGACGAGTTTGCCGCCTGGAAGAAGGTTCGGCGCCGGCAGATCGGATCATCATGGATCGCCCCTCCGGCTCCTCGGCGTCATGA
- a CDS encoding DUF2934 domain-containing protein, with protein sequence MEADKDAKQGDSEKRTVRKSRTVKAKAANVPEVDLKAAAEGTDQGQDAPGPAETPAGTRGKAVRTVSKGAAAKEAKASGAPRETKRKATRRKPRPAPAGEAPSPSSSLPSAEPAPEVTAAPSAVTETVVLEQSPGVATLMSEPPPEVAPAPLEEPTDDQVQLRAYFISERRQREGLPGDDQSDWAQAREELLNELKGH encoded by the coding sequence ATGGAAGCTGATAAGGATGCAAAACAGGGAGACTCCGAAAAGCGCACGGTGCGGAAATCCAGAACGGTAAAGGCAAAGGCGGCAAATGTACCGGAAGTGGATCTGAAAGCGGCGGCTGAAGGGACGGACCAGGGTCAGGATGCACCCGGTCCGGCCGAAACCCCGGCCGGGACAAGGGGAAAGGCGGTGCGCACGGTGAGCAAGGGTGCCGCGGCGAAAGAAGCAAAGGCAAGCGGTGCACCGCGTGAAACCAAGCGTAAGGCAACCCGCCGCAAGCCGCGGCCGGCACCCGCCGGCGAGGCGCCTTCACCTTCATCATCACTTCCATCGGCGGAGCCTGCGCCGGAGGTCACGGCGGCCCCTTCAGCCGTCACGGAGACCGTGGTTTTGGAGCAATCGCCCGGGGTGGCGACCCTTATGTCAGAGCCGCCGCCGGAAGTTGCACCGGCGCCCCTGGAGGAACCCACCGATGACCAGGTCCAACTTCGCGCTTACTTCATTTCCGAACGCCGCCAGCGTGAAGGTCTCCCCGGTGACGACCAGAGCGACTGGGCCCAGGCCAGAGAAGAGCTGCTGAACGAGCTCAAGGGGCATTAG